In one window of Mobiluncus massiliensis DNA:
- a CDS encoding ABC transporter ATP-binding protein → MNDTAHPGLCLRQVTFSYPPNRRGEAPVPILQDVNLDVNRGEIMVLLGPSGCGKSTLLQVVAGLLPADSGTLTWDGVNQEPIPTHRRGFAMLFQDGQLFANRNVERNVGYALELRRPRPNKTEIAATVAEMLQLVRLEGIEKRRVDTLSGGQAGRVALARALAARPKLLLLDEPLSALDEQLKYELAAEIRDIVKRSHITAVYVTHDQAEAALVADRVGIMLDGVIRQTGTLEELKTHPETREVAKFLGVGFPPR, encoded by the coding sequence GTGAACGATACTGCCCACCCGGGCTTGTGCCTGCGGCAAGTGACCTTTTCCTACCCGCCAAACCGACGCGGTGAGGCCCCCGTACCCATCTTGCAGGACGTGAACCTGGACGTGAACCGGGGCGAAATCATGGTGCTGCTGGGTCCGTCCGGCTGCGGGAAATCGACCCTGCTGCAGGTTGTGGCGGGATTGCTGCCGGCCGATTCCGGCACCCTGACATGGGACGGTGTCAACCAGGAGCCCATTCCGACTCATCGGCGCGGATTCGCGATGCTGTTCCAAGACGGCCAGCTGTTTGCCAACCGCAACGTGGAACGCAACGTTGGCTACGCCCTGGAACTGCGCCGCCCACGCCCTAACAAAACGGAAATAGCCGCCACGGTCGCCGAAATGCTGCAGCTGGTGCGACTGGAGGGCATAGAAAAGCGCCGTGTCGATACCCTCTCGGGAGGGCAGGCTGGGCGAGTCGCTCTCGCCCGCGCCCTAGCAGCCAGGCCAAAACTGCTGCTACTCGATGAGCCTCTCTCCGCCCTTGACGAACAGTTGAAGTACGAGTTAGCCGCCGAAATCCGCGACATTGTGAAACGCAGCCACATCACCGCCGTTTACGTCACCCACGATCAGGCCGAGGCCGCTTTGGTGGCGGATCGGGTGGGGATTATGCTCGACGGGGTAATCCGTCAGACCGGCACGTTGGAGGAGCTGAAAACCCACCCGGAGACCCGCGAAGTCGCCAAATTCCTGGGGGTCGGCTTTCCTCCTCGATAG
- the rraA gene encoding ribonuclease E activity regulator RraA, translating into MKQNMIAPLATTDLYDEYGDKLRVCDIQMANFGGHKAFAGQITTIHCHLDNGLVKATLNSPGEGRVLVVDGEGDLHTALCGDMIAGAAVKNGWTGVVINGAIRDSATIRGLALGMKALGTTPRKSAKDSVGETDIELNFGGITWHPGDILHADMDGIVLLPKE; encoded by the coding sequence ATGAAACAGAACATGATAGCCCCCCTCGCAACCACGGATTTGTATGACGAATACGGTGACAAGCTGCGGGTTTGCGATATTCAGATGGCTAACTTTGGCGGACACAAGGCTTTCGCCGGCCAGATTACAACCATTCACTGCCACCTGGACAACGGCCTGGTGAAAGCCACGCTGAACTCGCCGGGGGAGGGCCGGGTCCTGGTCGTTGACGGAGAGGGTGACCTGCACACGGCCTTGTGCGGCGACATGATTGCGGGTGCCGCGGTAAAGAACGGTTGGACCGGGGTCGTCATCAACGGGGCGATTCGCGACTCGGCAACGATTCGCGGTCTGGCCCTAGGCATGAAAGCGCTGGGCACTACCCCTCGTAAATCCGCCAAAGACAGCGTGGGTGAAACCGATATCGAGCTAAACTTCGGGGGCATCACGTGGCATCCCGGAGACATCTTGCACGCCGACATGGACGGAATCGTTTTGCTCCCCAAAGAGTGA